The sequence below is a genomic window from Acetivibrio clariflavus DSM 19732.
ATTATGCCAAGCAAATAACTTTTCATCAAAGCACAATCTATACTATCTATACTGTTGTTTCCATCTACATCAGCTGCCCATGAACCTTCTGCAGTGGGAAAATCCTTGATAAGTCCCAATACATACATTTTAAGGTTTGCATAATCTATACTGTCAACATATCCATCCCCATTGATATCTCCAACGGTAACTTGTCCTTCCAGTGAAAAAGAATTGAGAAAAGAAAACTGCAAAAGAGTCATTAAAATGGCACAACAAAAAATTATTTTGCGTTTCATTTTTTACCCCCAAAAAAAAATCATCTTTCCTAATTTTTGTATCTAAAATCGATTATATTATATCATATTTATTTACCTGCTTCAATTAAAGAATAAAAAAACCGTATAGATATTCTGTAAACCTATTACACCTAAACAATCAACTGCTTAAGTTTAATAGCTTTTACTTATATCCTCCGCCGGAAAAACTTTTATTATTCCAAGAAGGTAACTTTTCAAAATTGCAAAATCTATCGAATTAAAGTCTCCGTCTCCGTTCAGATCAGCTGCAAGCAAACCGTATTCAACAGGAAATTTATTTATTATTCCCAGCAAATAAGATTTCATTAGAGCATAATCGATGGAATCTATGTTTCCGTCACAGTTTACATCCCCAAATTTAATAGTCGGAACGGGATTATAATCACCTTCTTTTACCACTGTCATTGATTTGGGCTTTACACTTAATTTCATACCATCGGAAAAATTTACCGTTATCTCTTTTTCAGAAGCATTATATACTACATATGTTTTTTTACTGTCTTTTTTATTTTTAAATACAGAATATAAAGCAGTATCTGATGTTACTGTAAAATCAGGCAATCCTGCGTTATTCAAGCTATGCAGCCAATGATATGTATGGGCAGCGGATTCTCCGCTTTCAGGTGTTGCCCACTCATCCCATTTGGAAATAGCCTCTTCAGGATCATAGAGGGCATAATAGGAACACATAATGTCCTGCCATAGCTTTGGATCACTGTTTTGGTCGGCAGGCCTTATTTTAAGCCAGTTATCCCATTCTTTCCAAACCGAGTCATAATTCCTTTTCACGTATTCAGGGTCAGTACCGAGGTACAAAGATGCTCCAGTAATAGGCAGCCAATTAATTGCGTGAACTTGAATGGGATCATTGGTCCACCACGTAGTATGGACGTTTTTACCTCCCCAAATCATTGAAACATCCGTATTCACATATTGCGGATCCTTTGTATCGCCATAGATGTCAAACCAGTAATTGTTCACTGCATTGACTTCGGTGGTATAAAGATAAATGCCCAAATCCCGAAGCGTTTTGTTATTGGTAGCTTCTCCCCACAGGATTATACCTGCCCAGGCATTTATTGCTTCCGATGATGACTCCTGATTATTGCCGTCAATAAATTTTGCATGTCCGGAAGCCCATGAATGACCTGCATAAGGATCAAAATTCCGTAGGAACGGAAATCTTGTATCCTCTCTGTCATGATTGGCTATATCCTTTATAAGGAGTTTCACCATTGCTCCCCAGTTGCTGTCTTTTGCCCAATCACTGTCTCTTAATGCAATCTGTGCAGCAGCATATATAAAATATCCATAGTGAAAATGATGGTCGTTCAATTCATTTTGACTGCCATAAGCAGCGTCATAACCTATTAAAGTTCCCCAATTGCTGTTATAATAAAACAGGTTGTTTTTATCGCTTAAATCATAAAAGACGTTTTCATAAGGATCTGCCGTAAAGAAATCTTCTAGCTTGCTCTTTATGGCGTTAATTATTTTTTCTGCCGCCAAAGTATCTCCAACCTGTTCTGCGATAGGCAAAACCTGTGCCAGCTGATTTAACTTTTTACCTGTCCAATAGGTATCAAAACCCGCTCCCGGATTGTTTAAATTAAAGTTTATCTTGTCTTTTTCAAAATCGTCCACAAAAAACTTTAATTTCTCAATTGCACTTGAATTGCTTTTATCTATTCCAGGCAGATAGGGAAGTATTCCGTTATACACGTATCTTGTCCGGAAACTCTGACCGCAAATAGTTTTCATGGTTCCTCTTATTGATTCATAGGTATAGTTTAACGGAGTTATAAAGCCGTTGTTTCTCCACTGATGCGGATACAATGCCAATATTGTATCTTTATTTGTACCTTCCTTTGCTTCTGTAGTTACTATAAAAGTTGTATCGACCGAACTGTCCTCTTCACAATACTTCCACTGAACTTCGGTATTTACAATAAATGCGTATGCCTTCTCCCGGAAATACTCAAAAGCATCCTTTTCAGGCAATATCGCCAGTGAAAAATAAGTTTTTCCGTAGGGTAAATTGCAAGTAATTGAGTTGCTTCCAATTCCGTTCCATGTTGAACCTTCAGGTGCAAAGAATCCATAATAGTTGCCGTTGACTTTAACAAATAAATTCTGACCCTTTTGAATAATTTCCGGAACAGAGTTAAAGGTAATTTTAGGGTAGCACCCAATAAAATCAAAGTAAATGTACGGACTTCCGTGGGCTATGGTGGATTTTATATTTTTTGTACCATCGGCCATAACCACATCTGCCGACCAGTCACCGAATTTGTCGAGCCTTGCATCATAAGGAGTGAAATTATCAGCACCTACGATAAAATCTATTGTTTCGAGTATATTCAAGTCAAGCCTTCTTATAACCTCAATATCACCATCAACATCTCTATAATACTGTGTCTTGGGCATACTTACCGCAAGTCCTGATTTCGAATATTGATACACCAAAGGATGGGAATAAAGAGGCTCTGAAAAAGGTATCCATAAAATCGAACTCAACCAGTCGTTTGTCGGAACAGCTCCCTTGATATTGTCGGTTTTATATATCATATCCGGTAAATCGTTTTCAGCCCATGCAGGGTTAATAACCGGTACAGTTCTAATACTGCCCAACCCCAGATCATTGATCCAGTCTATACGCATTCCATGTACATTGCATTTTACCCAGCCGGTGTCACCTGTATTGGTGGCAAGAAATAAATATAAAGTCCCATCGACTGCAATTTGCGGATTTGGAATTGTAACAATATAATTCCCCTCGGAATTCTTTGGGCCGGTTGGATATCCTGCAACCGCCTGGCTAAGCTGTGTAGGATTAGATATGTTGGTATACCAGATGTTTGATGCCTCATATGAAGAACTTTTTGGAATCAAAGTAACCGTAAGGCTAGATTGGGAGTAATTTAATCGGGCTAAAAAGTTACCTATTGCATATTCGGGAATATTATCTTTTCCATTGGCTTCTGTTGAAAAGAAAGCCGCTGCTCTTACCGTATTCTGCCCGCTAACTAAGGTTGCAATTATTATTGCAAAACATACTATAAATCCTACTGTCCGATTCAGTCTCTTCATCATTGTACTTATCTCCTCTAAAAAGTATAACGGTATTACTATAGAAAAGTACGCAAAACTCCTTACTATCAAAACCAACAGCAAGGAGTTTGCTCTTCTTAATAAAATTTCCGTCCACTAATAAACTGACATCTAAATAATCACCAATTTCAATCTCCTAAAAGCAACTTAAAATACCTGTTTATCTTGCATTTACCGGAAACTCTTTTATCATGCCCAGTATATACATTTTGAAATAAGCATAATCAATAGAGTTTATTTCACCGTCTCCGTTCAAATCTGCAACTTCATCAGGAACATCGAACTTTTTAATCATCCCCAGCAGATATTGCTTTAATATGGCCAAATCAATCGAATTAATATCCTTATCACCATTTATATCTCCATACAACACATTCGGTGTAGGAGTAGGTGTTGGCGATACGAAATCAACCGGTGCCTCGCCGTACACCAATTTCGATTTATAAGTAAGAGTAATTTTATTATTCTCGGTAAAATCTTTTGCAAGCGGATTATAGGAATAGTCATTTGACTGTATGTAAGGTCCTGTCCCATCACCGGCAATTCTTATAACTATCTCCCCGGTATTGGCCCCTGCACCTATTGCTCCCGCTTCTTCTGTAAAACTTATTTCCAAATACCTGTCAAAACCTTCTCCCTTTTTATCAAGTTTTATAAACCGACCTTCAACATTACTGCTTGAAATGTGAGCAAAATCACAGGAAAACGCAGGTTCCGCTATCGAATCCGCTGTAAACCAGTATTGTACCTTTATATCCGATAAATTGACAGGCTTTTTGCCATCGTTTTGGATTTTTAATATTGCTCTTATGTCAGAAGCAGAATCGGAAGAAGTCAAGCACTTGTATAAAACCTTTAAATCTACCGTATCCGGTACTGGTGTTGATGTATTGCCGGGATCTCCAGTAGGTGTAGGCGTAGCTTCTATTTTCTCCGGTTCCTCACCAAATACCAGTTGATCATTAATGTACAAGGGTATTCTTTCGGTAATCACATACTCATCTTTCAATCCTATTCTGCTGTAATCGTTTGTAGGATCCCAGTTTCCTTTATAATTTGAATCCTGAGCAGCTACAAGGGCAAATTGCAGTTCACGGGAAGCATAAATTTGCCTGCCGCTCCAATCAAATTCAACATAATATGTACCGCTGTCGTCATACTTAATTGGTCCTAAATATTTCGCCTTGCCATCGTAGCACTTTTCATTCTCATCGTAGTATACTTCCATTTGAACATCATCAATGGACTGGCCTGCATTTATAAGTTCACTGATATTAAAGAAATAACGTGCCTTTAATCCTGTTTCGTAATGCGGAGGATATGCACTTTCATTATGTATGCGTATAGTAATCTGCGATCTTTCTTTATTTTCCTGGCTGGTACTTACTTTAGCTTCCACAAAGAACTCCAACGGTCGCTCTTCCTTAGGCGGAAAATTCGGTATAGGTTCATGTCCTTCTCCGTAATATGTATATAGCCCTGCACAGGCACCCACAAATGCGGCATTATAGTCCACAGCAACTTCATTGTATATATAGTCAGAGGTTACATCTTTGTGAAAATCGTCAGCGTCTGGACCTCCAACCAAAGCTCCCCACAAAGTATGTACGTGATCTACCGGGTCATCCATACTAAGAGTCTTTGAACCGTGGGATGCACGATGATGAGGATGGGAAGCACCGTCTGGGGCATAGCCAACAATATACGCTCTCTTCATAGGGTTGTTTCCCATTATATATTCCATTTGGCTCTTTGCCCAATCGGCAAAATCAGTGCGTCCTGTCTCTTTTCTATAAACCAGGGCACAAAGCTGTGCAGCTGTATTATACCTTGCCGAACCATAGGAATTAAGCATACTGAATCCAGCTGGTGTTTTAGCAAGGAAATTAGTATCTTTTGGATCTTCATGGGGTATTCCCGACCAGTACTCAAGATTCCATCTAAATATGTACCAGTCTCTTTCAGTATTGGTTATCGGTGCAAGTTTTGCAAATACACCGCCCCATACGGTATCCCAACAGTGAACCCAAATGTTCTGCCATTGGTTACCGGTATCAACTATTATCCTCTGCATATATCCTGTATATTTGCCGCTTTCATCGGTGGACACTATATGATCAATGTATTTGTCCTCGCCAGTGGCTATTTTTAGCCAAACTGCTGCCCATGACAGTTCATCGTAGTCATAGGAAGATGTGTAGAATCCGCCGGAATAACCAAGACCTCTGTATTCCCTGGCAAACTCATATAATGCTATAGCTGTATCCAAACATTTGCTGGCATATTCAGGGTCAGTATCTTTAAAATTCAAATAGTTTATGGCAAGGGAGGCAGCTGCACCTGCACACTGGTCACTGGCCGGTGTCTCGGCAGTAGCAAAGTATGCCGGTCTCTCAAATCCCTCAAGCATAACTGAGTTTTGAAGTTCCGGTGGGTTCCAGTAATCATGGTCTATATCCCCTTCTCCTACCTGATAACAGAAAGCAACCACCTTACCGTCCTTATCTCTGAATGTGCATCTTAACAAGTAATCATTAAACCATCTGAGGATGTCCTCAACATGCTCCTGTTCTCCTATTTTTATAAAGGCATCTCTAAACTCGTAGTAACTCCATCCGACAGTAGAAGCAGCATATGTTTGAGGGAGTCCGAACTTTACATGGTCACCTGCATCATGCATTCCTCCGCTCAAATCCAACTTGCCATCCCCATCGGGGTCAAGTATGGACTTGTATTTATTAATAAAACTTTGCGACAGGTTAGTTCCCCTGAAACTTTCTGTCATAGGAATCAAAGGTATTTCTTTATCCTCCACATGACAGTCACCGCGCCATTCCAAACGCCCTCCCGTTATTCCCGGTCCGCATTTGTTTGCATCATAGAAATAAAGGGAAAGCTGAAGCGCCTTGGCAAAATTATACTCAGGTTCTGCATTAACAGTCATTGGAATGCTCGAAGTCAATCCAATCGCAACAGCAATACTTAAAAAAATACTTAAACCTCTTTTATAAAAGGCTTTTTTTGTCATAACTCAGTTCCTCCCGACACAAAAATTTATATATTAAAATTAAAAAATATTATTCAATCTTTCTTAATTTTCTGTATCATTAGATAATAAACTTTAGCATTATTCAAAATTTCACAATTTACATCACAAAAACTTACTTCACCATATATAAAAATTAATATTGCTTTGAAACAATAAATTAAAACAATTTCCTAGCCGGAAAGTTAGCTGTTGCGTTTAACAAAAAGATAATGCTGAAAAGAAAGGTGTATTGAAGAATATGTATCGATATGGGTTGCTAATCTTTCTCTAATTATATCCTATAATATTAGTATAAAATAAATACCATCATAAAACAACATCCCAAAATGCAAAACCTATTTTAACAAAAACCAGATTTTGTAAAAACTATATTTTAATTTTCCAAAAAGCTCTCGGGTATAAAAAAGAGGCAGTCCAAAATACCAACCGCCTCTTTTTATTACAACCATTTTAATTTTTAACAATTATATAAACATAGAGAATTTAGATTATACCTTTAACTAAAACAAATCCAACGAATCTATTACTTCCTGATTCTTAACCAATTGAGTCTCTGCTTTCAAATTGTCAAGCATTTTTTGAAACTCCTCAGTTTGCAATGAAGAAGTAATCGTTGCCTTTTCCTCATCTCCCAAAGTAGGTGGTGTTTTCTTGACAAATTTCATGACATGATAGCCGTAATAAGTCTCTACAATATCCATATCTCCTTCTTTTGCTTTAAAGGACCATTCTTTAAATTCATCAACCAAATCATCATTTCTGGTAAAAGTATACTCTCCACCTGTTTCCTTTGAAGCATCGTCTTCTGTGTATTGTTTTACCAAATCTTCAAATTTCTCGCCCGATTGCGCCTTTTTAAGAACTTCCTCTGCAAGAGATTTCTTTTTGGCAACTTCATCCTCCGATAATGATTCAAAAGTTGTAGTATTAATTGTTTTAAAAAGTATGTGCTGTACTGTTACCTTCTCAAATTGCTCTTTGTTGTTTTCAAATTCTTTTTGAATATCACTGTCACTAATTTCAATTTTAGTAGGCTTTAATTGAGCATACTTTTGATATGCCAAAATAAAATCCGTAAATAATGCTCGGTATTGGTCTATCGTAACACCATAATCTCTAAGCAGAATTTTGTTTGCTTCTTTTACATTCCCATTGCCTTCTTGTTCAATAAACTGATCCATTGCTTGGTCTATATAGTTCAACTCTTGCTCATCCAAGATAATATTATCCTTTTTGGCGCTTGCCAATAGAATCTTGAGCTCTTTTATATTATCCAGAGCGACATCTATAATCTCCTGCTTTTTGGATTTGCCTTCTTCCGATTTCCAATACTTTTTCTTTTCGTTATCACTCTTGTCGGCTAAACCTGCCTCTTCTTCAGCCTCTTCTTTATAGGCACTTAGATAAAACTTAAGCTCAACAGCAGAAATACTTTCCTCCCCAACTGTTGCCACAATTTTTGAAGAATCAGCATTTAAAGATGTCTGTCCATTTTTGTTACAGGCACTAAAGCTTAGCATCAGTGCTGTGCTTAGTACAATCGGTAAAATCTTTCTTAATTTCATGATAAACCTCCATAAGATTATTTGTTATAAAAAACTTATTTACTATATTCCAGGTAAACATCCAAGACCATTTCAACCGAAACAAACCGATACTATTGATATTATCGTAAGATATATCATATCAAATTATTGAAATGGCAGCCGCATGTTATTTTTGGAATAAGCATTAAACAATTTAATGTTTACAAATTATAATTTTACTCTATATTTGTCTATAATTCCACTAAAACTTTATCCATATCAAAAAAACTTTAAAAAATTATTATGTTTTCCATTTTTATTTACAACAGTGTTGTTAATTGATACAATAATGTCTACAAAATGGATATTAGCAGTATAAAAAGAGGTATGGAATATGTTCTCTAATAATATAAAAAAACATAAAAAATTAATTTTACTTTTATCAATTATATTTGTATTCTTAGTTTCATGCACTACTCAGAAGCAGATACAGGAAAGTTTACCCAAAAAACTTGAAGTGCACTTTATTGACATCGGTCAAGGAGACAGTATTCTAATAGAACACGACAATAAAACCATGCTCATTGATACAGGCCCAAAGGAAAGTAAAACTGATTTGATGGATTATCTGGCATCTCAAAACATAAAAAAAATTGACTTTTTAATTCTGACCCATCATCACAAAGACCATATTGGAAACGCTGCTGCTGTTATAGCAAACTACGATATTGGAATCCTTTATATGCCTAATGTAACAGACAATAGCAGTGAATTCAGGAATTTAAAAAAGGCCATAGATGCCAAACGACTAAAGATAACACGACCCGTTGCCGGATCCTCTTTCAATTTCGGTGATGCACAATGTTTCATTCTTGCGCCAAACAGTGATGTTTATGAAAACGAGAACGATTACTCTATTGTTTTAAAAATGGTCTATAAAAACACATCTTTCCTGTTCACTGGTGATGCCCAGTTTTATTCCGAAAAGGAAATGATGGATAAGGGATATGATTTATCGGCTGATGTTTTGAAAATAGCTCAACACGGAAACGACAATACAACTTCAGAAGAGTTTTTAAACAGGGTTAATCCCAAATATGCTGCCTTAAGCTGTGCACTGAATGACAGCAATGATCATCCGAGCAAAAAAACGATGAAACTGCTGAAAGAAAAAAATATCCCCGTTTATAGAACCGATCAGTGCGGAACTATTGTATGTACCTCGGACGGCCAAAATATAACCTTTGACAAAGAACCTGGAGATTATCAGCACGGTAAAGCAAAAAAATAATTTTTTTGTTTTATTATAATAAGGGAGTAGAGACCGCTTTACAATTTTTCTACTCCCTTCATTATAATTCAATATCTTAAAGTTTCAATAATATCCTTTTTGCAATCCATATCTTTATATTTATCGGCACATCAACTCTTTAACAAACTAATCCAGTTCTACATACCATTGATACATAGGAGGTAAATTTTCATCATATTTTATAGTACCCGTCCAAGTAAAATCGTCTTGAAAAACCTTTACTGTCTCACCGGGTTTTAAATTCAAGTTCAACGCTTGTTCTTTAGGTAACGCCGGTTTACTGGGACCAAGTAGATTAAACATACAATCGATTTCAAATTCTTTCATTGCTGCATCCTCCTTAATCTTTTTTTGCTTCTTTTATCAACTTAAGCTAAATAAGCACAA
It includes:
- a CDS encoding glycosyl hydrolase: MMKRLNRTVGFIVCFAIIIATLVSGQNTVRAAAFFSTEANGKDNIPEYAIGNFLARLNYSQSSLTVTLIPKSSSYEASNIWYTNISNPTQLSQAVAGYPTGPKNSEGNYIVTIPNPQIAVDGTLYLFLATNTGDTGWVKCNVHGMRIDWINDLGLGSIRTVPVINPAWAENDLPDMIYKTDNIKGAVPTNDWLSSILWIPFSEPLYSHPLVYQYSKSGLAVSMPKTQYYRDVDGDIEVIRRLDLNILETIDFIVGADNFTPYDARLDKFGDWSADVVMADGTKNIKSTIAHGSPYIYFDFIGCYPKITFNSVPEIIQKGQNLFVKVNGNYYGFFAPEGSTWNGIGSNSITCNLPYGKTYFSLAILPEKDAFEYFREKAYAFIVNTEVQWKYCEEDSSVDTTFIVTTEAKEGTNKDTILALYPHQWRNNGFITPLNYTYESIRGTMKTICGQSFRTRYVYNGILPYLPGIDKSNSSAIEKLKFFVDDFEKDKINFNLNNPGAGFDTYWTGKKLNQLAQVLPIAEQVGDTLAAEKIINAIKSKLEDFFTADPYENVFYDLSDKNNLFYYNSNWGTLIGYDAAYGSQNELNDHHFHYGYFIYAAAQIALRDSDWAKDSNWGAMVKLLIKDIANHDREDTRFPFLRNFDPYAGHSWASGHAKFIDGNNQESSSEAINAWAGIILWGEATNNKTLRDLGIYLYTTEVNAVNNYWFDIYGDTKDPQYVNTDVSMIWGGKNVHTTWWTNDPIQVHAINWLPITGASLYLGTDPEYVKRNYDSVWKEWDNWLKIRPADQNSDPKLWQDIMCSYYALYDPEEAISKWDEWATPESGESAAHTYHWLHSLNNAGLPDFTVTSDTALYSVFKNKKDSKKTYVVYNASEKEITVNFSDGMKLSVKPKSMTVVKEGDYNPVPTIKFGDVNCDGNIDSIDYALMKSYLLGIINKFPVEYGLLAADLNGDGDFNSIDFAILKSYLLGIIKVFPAEDISKSY
- a CDS encoding peptidylprolyl isomerase; the encoded protein is MKLRKILPIVLSTALMLSFSACNKNGQTSLNADSSKIVATVGEESISAVELKFYLSAYKEEAEEEAGLADKSDNEKKKYWKSEEGKSKKQEIIDVALDNIKELKILLASAKKDNIILDEQELNYIDQAMDQFIEQEGNGNVKEANKILLRDYGVTIDQYRALFTDFILAYQKYAQLKPTKIEISDSDIQKEFENNKEQFEKVTVQHILFKTINTTTFESLSEDEVAKKKSLAEEVLKKAQSGEKFEDLVKQYTEDDASKETGGEYTFTRNDDLVDEFKEWSFKAKEGDMDIVETYYGYHVMKFVKKTPPTLGDEEKATITSSLQTEEFQKMLDNLKAETQLVKNQEVIDSLDLF
- a CDS encoding glycoside hydrolase family 9 protein, which translates into the protein MTKKAFYKRGLSIFLSIAVAIGLTSSIPMTVNAEPEYNFAKALQLSLYFYDANKCGPGITGGRLEWRGDCHVEDKEIPLIPMTESFRGTNLSQSFINKYKSILDPDGDGKLDLSGGMHDAGDHVKFGLPQTYAASTVGWSYYEFRDAFIKIGEQEHVEDILRWFNDYLLRCTFRDKDGKVVAFCYQVGEGDIDHDYWNPPELQNSVMLEGFERPAYFATAETPASDQCAGAAASLAINYLNFKDTDPEYASKCLDTAIALYEFAREYRGLGYSGGFYTSSYDYDELSWAAVWLKIATGEDKYIDHIVSTDESGKYTGYMQRIIVDTGNQWQNIWVHCWDTVWGGVFAKLAPITNTERDWYIFRWNLEYWSGIPHEDPKDTNFLAKTPAGFSMLNSYGSARYNTAAQLCALVYRKETGRTDFADWAKSQMEYIMGNNPMKRAYIVGYAPDGASHPHHRASHGSKTLSMDDPVDHVHTLWGALVGGPDADDFHKDVTSDYIYNEVAVDYNAAFVGACAGLYTYYGEGHEPIPNFPPKEERPLEFFVEAKVSTSQENKERSQITIRIHNESAYPPHYETGLKARYFFNISELINAGQSIDDVQMEVYYDENEKCYDGKAKYLGPIKYDDSGTYYVEFDWSGRQIYASRELQFALVAAQDSNYKGNWDPTNDYSRIGLKDEYVITERIPLYINDQLVFGEEPEKIEATPTPTGDPGNTSTPVPDTVDLKVLYKCLTSSDSASDIRAILKIQNDGKKPVNLSDIKVQYWFTADSIAEPAFSCDFAHISSSNVEGRFIKLDKKGEGFDRYLEISFTEEAGAIGAGANTGEIVIRIAGDGTGPYIQSNDYSYNPLAKDFTENNKITLTYKSKLVYGEAPVDFVSPTPTPTPNVLYGDINGDKDINSIDLAILKQYLLGMIKKFDVPDEVADLNGDGEINSIDYAYFKMYILGMIKEFPVNAR
- a CDS encoding ComEC/Rec2 family competence protein, giving the protein MFSNNIKKHKKLILLLSIIFVFLVSCTTQKQIQESLPKKLEVHFIDIGQGDSILIEHDNKTMLIDTGPKESKTDLMDYLASQNIKKIDFLILTHHHKDHIGNAAAVIANYDIGILYMPNVTDNSSEFRNLKKAIDAKRLKITRPVAGSSFNFGDAQCFILAPNSDVYENENDYSIVLKMVYKNTSFLFTGDAQFYSEKEMMDKGYDLSADVLKIAQHGNDNTTSEEFLNRVNPKYAALSCALNDSNDHPSKKTMKLLKEKNIPVYRTDQCGTIVCTSDGQNITFDKEPGDYQHGKAKK